Genomic DNA from Gallaecimonas xiamenensis 3-C-1:
CATAATGGATGGCAGCGATCATCGGCTTGCAGCGTCAAGGGTTTAGCTGCAGTCTAGCATGGACTTTGAGGCCGCTATAAGGAGCCCCACATGAGCGAAGAAACCATTTTTTCCAAGATCATCCGCCGCGAGATCCCCGCCGACATCCTCTACCAGGACGACCTGGTTACCGCCTTTCGGGACATCAACCCCAAGGCGCCCCTGCACCTGTTGATAGTGCCCAATATCCTGATTGCTACCGCCGACGATATCACCGAAGCCCACGAACCCTACCTGGGGCGGATGATGACGGTGGCGGCCAAGCTGGCCAGGGACGCCGGGGTGGCCGAAGACGGCTACCGCCTGCTGATGAACTGCCGTGACCACGGTGGCCAGGAGGTCTATCACATCCACCTGCACCTGTTGGGGGGCAAGCCCCTGGGGCCGATGCTGGCCCGCTAAGGGGGCAGGGGGCTTGTACGACCAGGCCCCCGGCGGCCACAACGGGGCTGACAAGGCGTGACAGCCCCGTTACAATCACCGCGATTTTTCACCAGGGGGAGGCCTCTTAGGCCTGAGATGTCGGTGTACCGACAGACCCTTTGAACCTGATCCGGCTCGTACCGGCGTAGGGATGGTGCTCTGCCATAACTGCCGCACGCCCCGGATCTCTTATAAAGAGGTCCAGATGTTCAAAAAATCCCTTCTCGCACTTGCCTTGGCCAGCCCGGCCGCCTTGGCGGACGACGCCATAGAACGCATTGAAGTCACAGGCGATTTTCGCGCCCAGGCGCTGCAGGAACTGACCGATTCGGTGTCGGTGCTGTCCGCCGACACCCTGGAGCGGCGCCACACCCAGGCCCTGGACGAGGCCCTGAACCTGGTGCCCAACGTCAACTTTTCCAGCGGCGCCAGCCGTGGCCGCTTTATCCAGATCCGTGGCATAGGGGAGCGCAGCCAGTTTGTGGACCCGGTCAACCCCTCGGTGGGGCTGCTGGTGGACGGCTTTGACTTTTCCGGCCTGGGCCTGGCCGGCCTTATCAGCGACATCGACCAGGTCGAAGTGTTCCGTGGCCCTCAGGGCACCCGCTTTGGCGCCAACGCCCTGGCCGGCCTGGTCAATATCCGCACCCAGGACCCAAGCCAGGACACCCAGGGCTATGGCCGCCTGACCCTGGCCAACCACGACAGCCAGCGCCTGGAAGGGGCCCTGGGTGGCAGCCTGGGGGGCGCCTGGTCGGCGCGCCTGTCCGGCTCCACCTATGACAGTGACGGCGACAACCACAACGCCCTGCTGGGCAAGGCCAGCAATGATCGCAGCGAAGACACCGCCCGCCTCAAGCTGCGTTACCAGCAAGGGGATTGGCAGTGGGATCTCATCGGCCTGTACCTGGACGTGGACAACGGCTACGACGCCTTTAGCTTTGACAATGGCCGCACCACCCTGTCTGACAACCCCGGCCGCGACAAGCAGCGCAGCCGTGGCCTGGGCTCACGCCTGAGCTACGGCGGCTGGGACAAGGCCCGCATCGTGCTCGACTCCACCAGCAGCCACAGCGACCTTGGCTACAGCTTCGACGAGGATTGGTCCAACCCCGGCTATTGCGCCAGCCGCGACTGCCCCTACGGCGATTACGCCAGCATTGACGCCTACCGGCGCGAGCGGGACACCCAGATGGTGGATCTGCGCCTGGTGTCCAGCCCTGCCGGCCGCCTGGGCCAGGCCGACTGGGTACTGGGCCTGTACGGGCGCTTCCAGGACGAGTCCTTGGTGCGCGACTACACCTATGGCGGCATGAACAGCGATATCGACAGCGACAACAAGGCCCTGTACGGTCAGCTGTCTTTGCCCCTCGATGCCCGCTGGCGCCTGGAAGGGGGCCTGCGCCTGGAGCGCTGGCAAGCCGACTACAGCGACTCCTACCCCCAGGTGTTGTCCAGCAGCGAAACCCTGTGGGGCGCCAACCTGGATCTGTCCTACAGCCTGGACGGCAGCCTTTACTACCTGGGCCTGTCCCGGGGTTACAAGCCAGGCGGCTTTAACACCGAAGGCAGCGTTGCCGAGCAATACCGCCACTTTGACACCGAAACGGCCCTGAACCTGGAGCTGGGGGCCAAGTGGTGGCTGCAAAACGACCTGTCCCTGGCGCTGAGCCTGTTCCATATGTGGCGCGACGACATGCAGGTGAAGACCTACCAGACCGTCACCCGTGACGACGGCTCCACCGAGTTCGTCAACTACCTGGACAACGCCGCCTCCGGCCGCAACTACGGCCTGGAACTGGAAGCGGCCTGGCAGGCCACCGACAGCCTGCGCCTGTCCGGCAGCCTGGGGCTGCTCAATACCCGTTATGAAGACTTCGTCAACGCCGAAGGCCAGGCCCTGGACGGCCGCGACCAGGCCCAGGCCCCCCGCTGGCAATACCACCTGGCCGCCGACTGGCAACTGGCGGACAGCTGGCTGCTGACCCTAGAGAGCGAAGGCAAAGACGCCTTCTACTTCTCCGACACCCACAACGAGCAGTCCTGGGCCTTTGCCCTTTGGCATGCCAACCTGGCCTGGCAGCACCAGAACTGGGAGCTGAGCCTGTTTGGCCGCAACCTGTTCGACCGGCGCTACGCCACCCGTGGTTTTGGCGGCTTCGGCAACGACCCGGCAGACGGCTACGGCGAACATCCCTATTATCAACTGGGTGACGGCCGCATGGTCGGCGCCAGTGCCAGCTACCGTTTCTAAGGAACCAAGATGAACCTTTCGGTCGAGATCTCCATGTACCCCCTGGCGGATGACTACATTCCGCCTATCCAGGCTTTTATCGACGAGCTGAACCGCCACCCGAACCTCAAGGTGATCACCAACACCATGAGTACCCAGGTGTTCGGCCCCTACGATGAGGTGCTCAAGGTGGTGGGCGAGGCCATGAAGGCCCAGCACGCCAAGGGCAAGGCCAGTTTCGTGTGCAAGTTCCTGGGTGGGGACCTGCGCCCGTGACCGGCTTTGTCCAGGAGGTGGCCGCCCAGCTGGCGGCCACCTCCCCCCTGGAAGGGTTGGCGGTGACGCTGGCGGTCGCCTATTTGCTGCTGGCCATGCGCCAAAGCCAGTGGTGCTGGCCGGCGGCCCTGGTCAGTACCCTGATTTACGTGGTGCTCTTCTACGACGTTGCCCTGCTCAGCGAGTCGGTGCTGAACCTCTATTACATGGCCATGGCCCTCTATGGCTGGTGGAGCTGGCGAAGGGGCAGGGCAGGGGGCCGCTTGCCGGTCAATTCCCGGCCCCTGGCCTGGCATCTTAGGGTCATTGCCCTTGGCGCCGCTGTGTCCCTGGCCTGGGGCCACCTGATGGCCACCCAGACCCAGGCCGCCTTTCCCTACCTAGACGCCGCCACCAGCTGCTTTGCGGTGATCACCACCTGGATGGTGACCCGCAAGGTGCTGGAGAACTGGCTCTATTGGATTGCCATAGACGCGGCCAGTATCTGGCTGTACCTGCAAAAAGACTTGGCCATGACGGCGCTGCTGTTCGTGGCTTATGTGCTGATGGCGGTAGGTGGTTATTGGAGCTGGCGCCGTGACGCTGCCACCCCTGCCTGAGCCCTGGGCCCAGGCCAAGGCTCAGGTTTTTGGCGGCGGCCTGACCAACCGCCATTGGCTGCTGACCCTAGGAGAGCAGCGGGCGCTGCTGCGCCAAAACAGCGCCGCCCTGGAGCTTGGCATAGACCGCCAGGCGGAATTGGCCCTGTGGCAGGCGGCCAGCCAAGCGGGGATAAGCCCGCCGCTGTTGTGGCTGCAGGGGCAGTGGACCTTGAGCCGCTTTATCGACGCCCCAACCGGCCCGGCCAGCCAGGAGGGGCAACTTGCCAGCCTGTTAAAGGCCGTTGCCTGGTTACAGGGCCTGGCCATGCCCACCTTGCCGGTGCTGCCCCTCAGGGCGCGGGCCCTGGCCCTTGGAGCCGGCGCCGACAGCCCCTGGGCTGCCTACCAGCTGATTGAAGCGGACCCTTTGCCGCTGGTGCCGGCCCATGTGGATCTCAACCCGCAAAACTGCCTGTGGCAGCAACAACGGCTGTGGCTTATCGACTGGGAATACGGCAGCCTGGCCGACCCTTACTACGACCTTGCCGCCATTTTCATCACCCATGAACTGGCGCCGCAGCATTTGGCAAACGCCTGGCAAGCCCTG
This window encodes:
- the hinT gene encoding purine nucleoside phosphoramidase; amino-acid sequence: MSEETIFSKIIRREIPADILYQDDLVTAFRDINPKAPLHLLIVPNILIATADDITEAHEPYLGRMMTVAAKLARDAGVAEDGYRLLMNCRDHGGQEVYHIHLHLLGGKPLGPMLAR
- a CDS encoding TonB-dependent receptor, which produces MFKKSLLALALASPAALADDAIERIEVTGDFRAQALQELTDSVSVLSADTLERRHTQALDEALNLVPNVNFSSGASRGRFIQIRGIGERSQFVDPVNPSVGLLVDGFDFSGLGLAGLISDIDQVEVFRGPQGTRFGANALAGLVNIRTQDPSQDTQGYGRLTLANHDSQRLEGALGGSLGGAWSARLSGSTYDSDGDNHNALLGKASNDRSEDTARLKLRYQQGDWQWDLIGLYLDVDNGYDAFSFDNGRTTLSDNPGRDKQRSRGLGSRLSYGGWDKARIVLDSTSSHSDLGYSFDEDWSNPGYCASRDCPYGDYASIDAYRRERDTQMVDLRLVSSPAGRLGQADWVLGLYGRFQDESLVRDYTYGGMNSDIDSDNKALYGQLSLPLDARWRLEGGLRLERWQADYSDSYPQVLSSSETLWGANLDLSYSLDGSLYYLGLSRGYKPGGFNTEGSVAEQYRHFDTETALNLELGAKWWLQNDLSLALSLFHMWRDDMQVKTYQTVTRDDGSTEFVNYLDNAASGRNYGLELEAAWQATDSLRLSGSLGLLNTRYEDFVNAEGQALDGRDQAQAPRWQYHLAADWQLADSWLLTLESEGKDAFYFSDTHNEQSWAFALWHANLAWQHQNWELSLFGRNLFDRRYATRGFGGFGNDPADGYGEHPYYQLGDGRMVGASASYRF
- a CDS encoding thiamine-binding protein produces the protein MNLSVEISMYPLADDYIPPIQAFIDELNRHPNLKVITNTMSTQVFGPYDEVLKVVGEAMKAQHAKGKASFVCKFLGGDLRP
- the pnuC gene encoding nicotinamide riboside transporter PnuC; protein product: MTGFVQEVAAQLAATSPLEGLAVTLAVAYLLLAMRQSQWCWPAALVSTLIYVVLFYDVALLSESVLNLYYMAMALYGWWSWRRGRAGGRLPVNSRPLAWHLRVIALGAAVSLAWGHLMATQTQAAFPYLDAATSCFAVITTWMVTRKVLENWLYWIAIDAASIWLYLQKDLAMTALLFVAYVLMAVGGYWSWRRDAATPA
- a CDS encoding choline/ethanolamine kinase family protein yields the protein MTLPPLPEPWAQAKAQVFGGGLTNRHWLLTLGEQRALLRQNSAALELGIDRQAELALWQAASQAGISPPLLWLQGQWTLSRFIDAPTGPASQEGQLASLLKAVAWLQGLAMPTLPVLPLRARALALGAGADSPWAAYQLIEADPLPLVPAHVDLNPQNCLWQQQRLWLIDWEYGSLADPYYDLAAIFITHELAPQHLANAWQALTLKPIRLARLWAMGAVFAHLCECWCRHPQAGYLAYAAHYRKAWGQCLVALEGLH